Within Psychrobacter sp. AH5, the genomic segment TCAAAGCTAATTCTCTTCTTTTATTTATCCTCATAATCACAGTTAGGTTGTCACTTTATGGATCAGTTCTTAATTACCGGTAGCAGTCGTATTAGCGGGGAAGTCACTATCTCAGGCGCCAAAAACGCCGCACTGCCACTGCTGGCAGCAATGATACTGGCCGAAACCCCAATCACTTTGCATAATGTGCCCTCCTTACAAGACGTGCGTACTTTGATTCAACTGATCGCTGGTATGGGTATCGATATCACCAAGGATGGCGATACCGTGACTTGTGATACCAAAAACATTGACAACTTCTACGCGCCGTATGACCTGGTAAAAACCATGCGCGCCTCTATCCTAGTACTAGGACCTTTGCTCGCGCGTTTTGGTGAAGCGGAAGTATCACTACCGGGTGGCTGCGCTATTGGTTCACGTCCGGTCGATCAGCATCTAAAAGCTTTTGAAGCGATGGGAGCTGATATTAGTGTCGAGAACGGTTATGTCAAAGCGCAAGCGCCTAAAGGCGGCAAGCTGATTGGCTGCAACTACTCTTTTGATATGGTCACCGTCGGCGGTACTGAGAACGTCATTATGGCCGCAGCTTTAGCCAAAGGCACGACCGTTCTTGGCAACTGCGCTCTTGAGCCAGAAGTGGTTGACTTGGCCAATATGCTAGTTGCAATGGGTGCGAAGATAAGCGGTATTGGTACCTCCACGATGACGATTGAAGGCGTTGAGAGCCTACACGGCTGCGAGTATTCGGTCGTTGCTGATCGTATCGAGACCGGCTCCTATCTAGCGGGCGCCTTGATGACTTGCGGAGATGTATTAACCAAAAAAACCTCATCAGCATTACTGATCCCAGTGCTAGAAAAATTTGAATCCATGGGCGCTATTATCACGACTGGTGATGACTGGATTCGCGCGCAAATGAAAGGTCGTCCGCAGCCTGTTGATATCCGTACTCAGCCGCATCCAGGTTTTCCGACTGATATGCAAGCCCAGCTAATGGCCATCGCTTGCTTAGCTGACGGCACCAGCACTTTTATCGAAAATATCTTTGAGAACCGTTACATGCATGTGCCAGAGCTCAATCGTTTGGGTGCCTCTATCCAAGTCGATGGTCATACCGCAGTAGTCAAAGGCGTTGAGAATTTTACCGCAGCTCCGGTGATGGCAACCGATCTGCGCGCTTCTATGTCACTAGTAATGGCCGCCGCCGCTGCAGAAGGCGAGAGCCTAATTGATCGCATTTATCATATCGATCGCGGCTATGAAGACGTGGAAAATAAACTACGTGCTTTAGGCGTTAATATCGAGCGTATCAATACTAACGATTAAGCGCATAGGGTTTTGCTACTAAAAACGACAGGAAGATTTAGCTAATATGACTGAACAGATGACCTCCAAAAGCAATGCTGATTTGCTAAACCAAGTAGACAATGAGTTTAATGGTCTGACCTTAGCGTTATCTAAAGGCCGTATCTTAGAAGAGACCATGCCATTATTACAAGCGGCTGGGGTAGACTTATTAGAGGATCCTAGCGCCTCGCGTAAGCTAATTTTCCTAACGACTAACCCAAACGTACGGGTGTTGATCTTGCGTGCCAGCGATGTACCTACTTATGTAGAGCACGGGGCTGCTGATTTTGGTGTAGCAGGTAAAGATGTGCTGCTTGAGCACGGTGCCAATCATCTTTATGAGCTACTAGATTTGCAGATTGCCCAATGTAAGCTGATGACGGCTGGCGTAAAAGGGGCGACTTTACCTAATCGCCGTTTGCGTATCGCTACTAAGTACGTCAATGTGGCTCGCGCTTATTTTGCTAGTCAAGGTCAGCAAGTGGATGTCATCAAACTCTATGGCTCAATGGAGCTTGCGCCACTAGTGGGACTTGGCGACTTGATTGTCGATGTGGTCGATACTGGTAATACTTTGATAGCTAATGGCCTTGAGCCACGTGATCATATCTGCGATGTCTCCTCGCGGCTTATTGTCAATCAAGTCAGTTATAAGCGCAAATTTGCCTTACTTGAGCCTATCCTAAATAGCTTTAAAGAGAGTATCGCTGCCGCAGCTTAGGTTTAAGCTTTGATTTAGATCTTTAAGTTAAGCCTTATTTAAAGCCTATAAATAAAGCTTTGTGCTTAAGCGCCTAGTTTAGATTTTTATAGCGGTTTACTTTATGATTGATAATATTTAATCCTATTATCTAACTCTGAAAACCAGTTTAGTGCCCTAATTTTGATAGTGCGTGCTACACTGGTTTTATGATATTAATAGTCTGTAAAGACGATAGGGTTATATATTTTTAAGAAAGATTATACGCCTAACTTTAGGATATAAAGCTCTGATAGTTAATGGAAGTTTATAGCTATAGCTAAGCGTTTAGAGTTGATTGTAATTTGCTGAGCGACTGCTTATTTGCTCAAATATAGGATTCAGTTATGCGCCAATTAACCACCCAAGATAGTGACTTTGAACAGCAGCTGTCCACCTTACTAGCTTTTGAAACCGTCAACGATGCTGCTCTATTAAACACCGTTGACGATATTATTGCGCAGGTGCGCGCTAATGGCGATAGCGAGGTGTTAGCCTTAACCCAAAAGCTCGATCAGCATCCAGCAACCTCGATGGCTGAGCTTGAGGTATCACAAGAGTCATTAGTAAAAGCTTTTACTAATCTTGATACCGAAGTAAAAGAAGCGTTGAACACTGCCGCTACGCGAGTCAAAACTTTTCACGAGCGCCAAGTGCAACAAAGCTGGCAATATACTGATGACTTAGGTAACCGTTTGGGCCAAAAGGTCACTCCCCTAGATCGAGTCGGTATCTATGTGCCTGGCGGACTAGCGTCTTATCCTTCTTCGGTATTAATGAATGCTATTCCAGCAAAAGTCGCCGGGGTCAAAGAAGTTATTATGGTAGTACCCGCGCCAAATGGGGTGCTTAATCCATTGGTACTAGCCGCCGCGCATTTAGCAGAAGTGGATCGTGTCTTTACCATTGGCGGCGCGCAGGCAGTGGCAGCATTGGCTTATGGTACTAAGACCATTCCAGCAGTGGATAAAATCACTGGCCCTGGTAATAAATATGTAGCGGCTGCTAAGCGCGCGGTATTTGGACAAGTGGGCATTGACATGATTGCTGGGCCCTCTGAAGTATTAGTCTATGCAGAAGGCGAGGCGGCAGATAGAGCTGATTGGCTGGCGATGGACTTATTGTCACAGGCCGAGCATGACCGTATCGCGCAAGCTATCTTTGTCACCACAAGTCATGAGCAACTAGCTGAGGTAGCGGCTGAGATTGACAAGGCTTTGGCGCAGTTACCCAAAGCAGATATCGCCAGTGACTCTCTACAAAATCGTGGCGCTTTGATATTAGTTAAAGATAGAGCGGAGGGCATGGCGCTTATTAATCGTATTGCCCCTGAGCATTTAGAGCTCTCAGTTGATGAGCCTGACGCGCTGCTTGATGATATCCGTCATGCTGGAGCGATATTTATGGGTCGTCATACGCCAGAGGCTATTGGCGATTATTGTGCTGGGCCTAATCATGTATTGCCAACTTCTGGTACGGCTAGATTCTCATCAGCATTAGGAGTCTATGATTTTCAAAAGAAATCCTCTATTATTTATTGTACTAAAGCCGGTAGTAAGCCTTTAGCCAAGACGGCTGATATTTTAGCTCAGCGTGAAGATTTAGAAGCGCATGCGCGTTCAGCTCGGTATCGTTATCAGTAATAAAACAATGAAGTTACGGACGTATTAGCAAATATAATAAACCCTTTATGGATAATAAAAAGTCATCATGGTGAGACGCTAATTGTTTTAGCTTATTTGTTAATTGAGTTTTTGACGCCTTATTACGATATTGACTATTACAGTATGAGTAATAAGGGAGTTATGGCAGGATAATTGTAGGATAATTTATGAGCGAATTAAAAATAGACGATAGACTGTGGTCCACTAAAGCACGTAATTTATCACCTTATGTTCCAGGTGAGCAGCCACAACATGATAATTTGTGTAAGCTCAATACTAACGAAAACCCTTTTCCTCCCTCAAAAAAAGTAGCCGAAGCTATTAGTGCACTGCTTGCCAAACAAGCGGATGAGCTGCGCTTATATCCTGCTCCTGAGTCTGACGAATTACGCGCCGCTTTGGCTAATAGCCATAATCTTGATAGCAATCAGGTTTTTGTTGGTAATGGCTCTGATGAAGTACTAGCCTTAGTGTTTGCTAGCTTTTTTATGAAAGAGCGCCCGATATTAGCGCCTGATATTAGCTACAGTTTTTATCCTGTTTATGCGCAAACCTTTGGTGTTGAGCTAGTCAAGATTGCGTTAGAGGCGGATTTTAGTATTGATCCCGATGCTTATCGTCAGCCTTGTAGCGGCATTATTATTGCCAATCCCAATGCGCCAACCGGTTTGTTATTATCGCTTGTAGATATTCGTAAATTAGCGAGCGAGCATCCTAATGCTGTGGTGGTTATAGACGAAGCTTATATCGATTTTGCGCAAGTTGAGGGCGCAAATTCGGTTTCAGCGATTAGCCTAATCAATGAGCTAGATAATTTACTGGTGACGCAGACTTTTTCAAAATCGCGTTCTTTAGCAGGCCTAAGAGTAGGGATGGCTTTTGGTAATGCCTCGTTGATAGAAGCTCTAACGCGGATGAAAAATAGCTTTAACAGCTATCCGCTTGATAAGCTTGCGCAAGCAGGAGCGACAGCTAGCGTTTTGGATACTGAGTATTTTAAAGACACTTGTCAGCAAGTGATTGATCTACGTCAGTCTCTAATTAGTGAACTGACGGCCTTAGATTTTACAGTATTGCCATCGCAAGCTAACTTTGTCTTTGCCCGTCCTCATGATGGTGATGCAAGTAGCGTAGCTAGCGCTCTACGCGAGCAAGGTATTATTGTAAGGCATTTTAATACGCCGCGTATTAGTGAGTATTTGCGTATTACCGTGGGTACCGCTGAGCAGCATCAGCGTCTGATAACCGCGCTAAAAGAGCTGAACGCTTAGTTAAAGTTTAATTTTTACTCACACTCAGCCTTTAACTATTACTATAAATCTCTATTAAGAATCTGCTTGTGCCAGCACCGCAAGCAGATTTCCTACTTTATCTAGACACTCTTGATACTCGGCATCAACGTCTGAGGCTACGGTAATACCGCCTCCCGCCCATAAACTGACTTGTTTATGGCCATCTGCTAAATTTGTCGCTTGTAAGCTGCGAATCAGTACATTCCACTGACCACTGCCATCAAAATTCATATAACCCATGGTGCCGCAATAAGCACCGCGCGCTGCTATCTCTAATTCTGAGATAATCTCGACCGCCCGTTTTTTGGGAGTGCCGGTGATAGAGCCTGCCGGCAAGCTGCCAAATAACACGCTCAAGGGATGAGTGTCGGCCTTTAATTTAGCGCTAATGGTACTAACCATATGATGCACATTGCTAAAGCTCTCAATCGCAAATAACTGCGGTACTTTTACGCTACCGGTCTGCGCATGTTTACCCAAATCATTGCGTAGTAAGTCAACGATCATCACGTTTTCTGCGCGATCCTTATCGCTAGCAAGTAATTGCTGCTTAAACACTTCGTCTGCTGCATTAGTTAAGCCGCGCGGCATAGTGCCTTTAATCGGCTTAGTAGTGATGGAGTGGTGCCCACTTTCAGCGTCTTTGGTAAAAGTAAAAAACAATTCTGGCGAACAGCTTAATAATTCAAAATCTAAAGGGGTTGAATTATCACTACGAGCCGCGCTAACGCCTATGTAGCCGGCAAAGGGCGCTTGCGTATTGCGCTGTAAGCTTGGCAGATAATCTATCAAGTTTAAGGACGCTGGCGGGTTATCATCACAGCTGACCGGAGTCGTTAATTGACCTTGCCAAGCTTGGGTTAGATTGATCTGATAGCAGTCGCCTTGCTGAAGGTAGCGCTGAGTCTGTACAAATGCTTGTTGATAGTCATTCTTAGACCATTGCGACTCTAACACTAAAGGCGCTAGTAACGCAGACGGTAATTTGGGATAATTAGTTACAGATATTTTATTATCTAGATCTTCTAAATAGCCAATAAGATCGGCTATCGCGGCCTCGCTGTCAGTTGTTTCTTTGGTAACCCCAGTATCTTTTATGG encodes:
- the murA gene encoding UDP-N-acetylglucosamine 1-carboxyvinyltransferase, which codes for MDQFLITGSSRISGEVTISGAKNAALPLLAAMILAETPITLHNVPSLQDVRTLIQLIAGMGIDITKDGDTVTCDTKNIDNFYAPYDLVKTMRASILVLGPLLARFGEAEVSLPGGCAIGSRPVDQHLKAFEAMGADISVENGYVKAQAPKGGKLIGCNYSFDMVTVGGTENVIMAAALAKGTTVLGNCALEPEVVDLANMLVAMGAKISGIGTSTMTIEGVESLHGCEYSVVADRIETGSYLAGALMTCGDVLTKKTSSALLIPVLEKFESMGAIITTGDDWIRAQMKGRPQPVDIRTQPHPGFPTDMQAQLMAIACLADGTSTFIENIFENRYMHVPELNRLGASIQVDGHTAVVKGVENFTAAPVMATDLRASMSLVMAAAAAEGESLIDRIYHIDRGYEDVENKLRALGVNIERINTND
- the hisC gene encoding histidinol-phosphate transaminase, whose product is MSELKIDDRLWSTKARNLSPYVPGEQPQHDNLCKLNTNENPFPPSKKVAEAISALLAKQADELRLYPAPESDELRAALANSHNLDSNQVFVGNGSDEVLALVFASFFMKERPILAPDISYSFYPVYAQTFGVELVKIALEADFSIDPDAYRQPCSGIIIANPNAPTGLLLSLVDIRKLASEHPNAVVVIDEAYIDFAQVEGANSVSAISLINELDNLLVTQTFSKSRSLAGLRVGMAFGNASLIEALTRMKNSFNSYPLDKLAQAGATASVLDTEYFKDTCQQVIDLRQSLISELTALDFTVLPSQANFVFARPHDGDASSVASALREQGIIVRHFNTPRISEYLRITVGTAEQHQRLITALKELNA
- a CDS encoding anthranilate synthase component I family protein, with amino-acid sequence MSNLNLLINETPVMQGHSWRFNHLSAAQLLPVLQQHLLACNSKANWQLAWLNNDGKPIIALLPKVSWQLYATADSPSTYQVIQNYRHTDKATTSTLMSYEVWQQQLISYSQSFEDKGYKDNEPVVLEKPNSNQPDYSHGLIGFIGYDVAARQLSPATNIQAAKQPLAVMGHYDIYLTVVTTNNLDNAQQLFWQLTIKDTGVTKETTDSEAAIADLIGYLEDLDNKISVTNYPKLPSALLAPLVLESQWSKNDYQQAFVQTQRYLQQGDCYQINLTQAWQGQLTTPVSCDDNPPASLNLIDYLPSLQRNTQAPFAGYIGVSAARSDNSTPLDFELLSCSPELFFTFTKDAESGHHSITTKPIKGTMPRGLTNAADEVFKQQLLASDKDRAENVMIVDLLRNDLGKHAQTGSVKVPQLFAIESFSNVHHMVSTISAKLKADTHPLSVLFGSLPAGSITGTPKKRAVEIISELEIAARGAYCGTMGYMNFDGSGQWNVLIRSLQATNLADGHKQVSLWAGGGITVASDVDAEYQECLDKVGNLLAVLAQADS
- the hisD gene encoding histidinol dehydrogenase, producing MRQLTTQDSDFEQQLSTLLAFETVNDAALLNTVDDIIAQVRANGDSEVLALTQKLDQHPATSMAELEVSQESLVKAFTNLDTEVKEALNTAATRVKTFHERQVQQSWQYTDDLGNRLGQKVTPLDRVGIYVPGGLASYPSSVLMNAIPAKVAGVKEVIMVVPAPNGVLNPLVLAAAHLAEVDRVFTIGGAQAVAALAYGTKTIPAVDKITGPGNKYVAAAKRAVFGQVGIDMIAGPSEVLVYAEGEAADRADWLAMDLLSQAEHDRIAQAIFVTTSHEQLAEVAAEIDKALAQLPKADIASDSLQNRGALILVKDRAEGMALINRIAPEHLELSVDEPDALLDDIRHAGAIFMGRHTPEAIGDYCAGPNHVLPTSGTARFSSALGVYDFQKKSSIIYCTKAGSKPLAKTADILAQREDLEAHARSARYRYQ
- the hisG gene encoding ATP phosphoribosyltransferase; its protein translation is MTSKSNADLLNQVDNEFNGLTLALSKGRILEETMPLLQAAGVDLLEDPSASRKLIFLTTNPNVRVLILRASDVPTYVEHGAADFGVAGKDVLLEHGANHLYELLDLQIAQCKLMTAGVKGATLPNRRLRIATKYVNVARAYFASQGQQVDVIKLYGSMELAPLVGLGDLIVDVVDTGNTLIANGLEPRDHICDVSSRLIVNQVSYKRKFALLEPILNSFKESIAAAA